GAGGGTGCCACGTCCGGCCACAATTGGCGACAAGTTTGCGTCGAGGGCTGGGCAGAAGGGTATCTGTTCCCAGAAGTATCCCGCCGAGGATCTGCCCTTCACGGAGTCGGGCATGATACCCGACATCGTGTTCAATCCCCACGGCTTTCCCTCCCGTATGACAATCGCCATGATGATCGAGACGATGGCCGGCAAGAGCGCTGCCGTTCATGGCGGCGTCTACGACGCCACACCCTTCCGCTTCTCGGAGAAGAATACGGCCATCGACTACTTTGGCAAGATGCTGGAGGCCGGTGGCTACAATTACTACGGCACGGAGCGCCTCTACTCGGGCGTGGACGGACGCGAGATGACGGCGGACATCTTCTTCGGCGTGGTCCACTATCAGCGCCTGCGCCACATGGTCTTCGACAAGTGGCAGGTGCGCTCCACGGGCACCGTCGAGGCCCGCACCCAGCAGCCCATCAAGGGACGCAAGCGAGGAGGTGGTGTCCGTTTCGGAGAGATGGAGCGCGACGCCCTGATATCACACGGAGCTGCTTTCCTGCTGCAGGACCGCCTATTCCACAACTCGGACAAGACGCACACTCTGGTGTGCCATAGTTGCGGCTCTATTCTGTCGCCGATGCAGCAGATCGTCAAGCGGAACGAGCGAGGCGGTCTCTCCTCCAAGCCGCAAACGTGTCGCCTGTGCGGGGACAGCAGCTCAGTTTCCATGATCGAAATTCCCTTCTCCTTCAAGTTCCTGGTCACCGAGCTGAGTTCGGTGAACATCAATGCGAGATTCAAGCTGAACAAAATATGATGCGATTGCCCAATATATTGTTAAAGCCAGAGTTTAGACCATATGTATCCGTTTTTACACTATCCCCCCATTAAAGATGATACAAAAAATTCATGTACCGAAAGGTGTTGCTCATTCAGATATTATATCTACCATAATGGTCGAAATTTGTGGGGATATTTATCATGTGAAGCTATAATTTTTAGATGATCTGGTATGCATTTTTTTTAGAGACGATGGTATGCTATGTGATTGGCAGAAATCTTTAAAGACTTCCTAGCCAATGAACTCTCACTCTGAATGGtttcaatttatatttatttatttatttaaatacatATTTGTTTACGTTTACAGATAAATTCCTGCATTTGCTATATGTAGTTTTGTGGTTTTCAGTATTGGTTTGTAGTCGGTCTATCTGTTGTGTcagctgtatctgtatctgtggtgTTTGTGTTGGTTTTTCCATGGAATTGTTGTGGAATTTGTGTAACAATTTAACTATTGCACTTTATATAAAACGCACGTATCCGAAGGGCATGCAAATCAGATGGAAAGAGAGTCTGAGAGTCTAGATGGTATACATAATATGGGTATAAGTGTGGGTGACAATTGCCATTATCGGTATTTCAGTATTCAGTAATCTATATAATGTATATTTAGTTTACAATTCTTTGTTCTTCTTTGCTTCGACTGCCTCTGCAACAGATATTATGGCTTGCTtgctgtatctgcatctgcatcggGATTAGTTTTAATACTTGGTGCTATATAAATCGCCACGCACCCCCTGTCCTGGTTGGGGGGTACGGTACCGAGGCGGCACAACATGTAGTTTTATCAGTTATCTATGGTACATATACGAAACGAAATAATACACAAAGGATCAATCGAAAAATTCTTCTATAAGtataatatttttgtttttgttttgttttaatgTTTCTTTCGCTTTTTCGTTTCGTGACCGAATTTTCGTTAAATCTTTTTAGGGGTTGCTCAACAATGTTTCAATCAAAAAGGTATCTGCCTTCGTCCTCTAATTATTTGTCTATTATTTAATGAGATTTCCATCCACTGATCCGCCGATCCTCCGATCTTCTTGCTCCTCCAACATTCTCAATCCTCGCGATCCGATCTCTCAATCAAAAAACACTAAACATGAATTTCGTTAATGCAATTGCAATAATCaatatgtataaatatttaGATAACGATTTGCATATTTGTCATTTGCATTCTTTATATGTATCTTTATAATTCCGCTGCAAGCTTTATCTTtcatcgttttttttttgtttgttttcttttctgttTTTATTACAACGACGTATATACTAGGTATATGTATGTGGTTTTTGTATGAATGTATAGTATGGTATATAATATCCAATTGCTACTGCCTCGAAATGATGCAACAATATATAATGTTTGTCATACAGTTTAAACATAATCTAATTATGTCTCTCTCTTTACTTTCTTTCTTTCCTACTATGAACTTTTGAGCTTAACATTTACAAAGAATTCTGATGCGGACTCTGTGATTCGGGATTGTGGGTTTAGGAATTAGGCATGGGTTTACAAAAAGAATATTCAAAACATAGGCATACGCATGGGGTACAAAAAGGGAGTAGCACCAGCAAGAGGCAGAGGAGTAGAGGTGTCTCTTGCTGCTGAAGAAGATAGACAATAGGTACGTGTGAAGAGAAGAGAAGTGCGGCTGTGTGGAAGATCGGTCATGGGAGGGGCGGCGGCGTACATAACTAAGGGCTCGACATCGTTCTGCTGCGTTGATATTTCTCTAGGTGTTTAGGATTGTGCATTGTAAAGTGGTTTTGCCGTAGCGTAGCTCTTCTCCCTCCTCCGGACATCTTTCCTGTCCCATGATTGTGGCTTAAAACTGATCCGCCAACAGATCGCAAATTTCCCGTGTCACCGTCTCCTTGCTGGCCCGCACAGTCAATCGGAACATCTATAAATACAGAAAGGGCACAAGATTAGTTTCAGACGAAAGTCAACGAGGAGCGGCTTTTACCTGTGCCTGCTTATTCGGCTCTAGTCGCATCAGACAGCCCACCTGCTGCGATTGCGTGTGTATGATTCCCGCACAGACCATATTATCCGGATTGGGATCCACAGAATCGAGCAGCTGCATTCCAAAGCCCATCAGTTTGTTCCGTGCCCCAGGCAGATCCAGCGGCTGGGCAGCCTTGAACACTTTCTGTGATCGTTGTTGTTCCCTAAAAAGAGGAAAgtgttttattaatttattcattcattcatcGAGCAGCGGCACTATTTACCCGCTTAGGTTCTTCCATCGGGCAAAGAAGGACTCGGCATTCATTTCGGTTGGCTCGAAGAACTTGTTCACGCTCAGCGGCAGCTTGATGCTGAACTTCTGCTGGGTGCCGTTGTAGCGGAAACTGATCTCAATGGTTGGCGCATCGGCGTAGTCCTCGATACACTCAGCCGTGAGCAGCTGTTGGATTTGTGCGCCGGCCTCCAGGGTCGGCTCCACTGCTTTCATCTGTACGTTCAGCTTGAGCGTCTCCTCAGCGGACCATTGCAGCACGGGATTGAAGTTCTACAAGAAacgaaaatgaaatttaaGCCTGCAGAGGACTACTCTTTCAAGATGGACTCTTACCGAGAGGGGGACCTGTGTCTTGTTACCATAGAAGAGGCCTAGCCGCCCCAGGTTCTGCCTGAATTCGCTCTTCACGCCAATCTGTAGCATCTCGTTCTCGAAGAGCACACCGTTATTCTTGAACAAGAACTTCTTGGTGTTGTATACGGCACTGGAGTTGTTATTGCTGCCGTAGATGTCGCCCAGGACATCGATGAgggtgctgttgctgttgcttccCACATTGTTGGCCGGCGGCGTGCTCAGGCCGAGCAGATCTGTGTTGGCATTGCTGTTGTTCAGTTTGCTGTGAGAGTTGTTCACGTGCACGTTGTTCTGGAGGACCGAACCCGGTCCCGAGGTCGGAGCGGGGCTCTTCGACTCCCGGATCTCGTTTTCTGGCACTCGACCCGGCTTCTTCTTCTTGAGCACGGCCAGAATGGAGCTCTCGCGCTCTGGGAACGAGGGCATCTCTTCTAGAACGGTGGCCAGCACATCCGTGGAGGCCACAATGCTCAGCTGCAAATACTCGCTGGCCCGCTGCTGCAGCTCCGCGTCGGCCGAACGGAGATTGCTGTGTTGCCTGAACACGTCCTGGATGTTGGTGCGGATCTCTGGGAACAGATTGATGAACTTGATGTAGGTAGAAAGGAGCAAGGCCCGCGTCATGGGCGAGCACAGATGGTACTTGGAGTGCAGCAGCTTAAACTGCACGAGAGGCGCCGAGCGGGAGTCCCCTGCGATCAGATTGCCAAACTCTCCGAGGATGTAGCCGCCCACCTTGACCATATTCTCGTGACAGGCAGGGGCCTGCAGAGCCTCGAACACGGTCTTGGCTGCATAGCCCTGCACCTCCTCGCGATTGATGACGATCTGGATGACGCGGTACCAGACCTCCTCCGACACATAGTCGCCAGCGATGCGAATGAGATTGAGGATCACATCCACGTACCTGTAGGGTAGAATAAATCAAGTAAGAAGGGATTCTACAACAGAGTTTAGATCCGGGTCTTACCAGGTGTAATCTGTGGCGTATTTCTCGGCGAGTATGGCCACCTTGAGCACCATCTCCTCGCGTATGGAGTAGTCGGCCGTTTCCAGGTAGTTGAGCATCTCCTGGACAATCTCCTCGGCATTGCCGCGATCGCACATCGCGTACAGCAGATCGACGGCCATCTGGCGCACGGAAACGTCCTTCTCCATCTTCATGGAGAGTATGACCACCTCCTGATGCTTCTTGACCTCCTCGTGGGAGAACTCCGAGGTGGCCAAATGGCACATGGACTCGAGGGCCAGGTAGCGCAAGTTCGTCTCCCGATTGCTGAGAAACTGGCCCAACTGGTTGCAGGCGCGCACGAGAAGATTGGGCTCGCTGTCGCTGTGAATGATCAGATTGATGGCCTCGAAGAGGACGGCGTTCTTGGCGTTTGAATGCTGCACCTTCTTGCTCTTGGGCGGCTCCTGAGCCTTGTTGAGGATCGTCTCGAGGGTCTCATTAAGGCGAGCCCTAACTCCCGCCTCCTCGGTCACGGGATTGTAGTTCTGCAACAGCCGGAGTAGCTTCACGGACAGCCAGGGGGCCGGCACAAAGTAGTACGTGTAATCCTGCAAATCTGTGTAGCTGGCAGTCACGATCCTCGAGAGCCGCGACACGGCCAAATTCACGCAGCCCTTGTACTCGTCCGGATTACACTTGACCAGGGCGTCAATCAGCGATGTGGCAGCAGTCACCACGCCCATGTGCTGGTCATTGAGCAAGTGGATGATGCGCGAGGTCCACTCGCCGCCGGGTATGATGTCAGGCGATGATCGGAATAGCCGCAGCAGGCACAGAGCAGCCGACTGCTTCACCACGTCCATGGTGTCCCCAGAAACAAGCAGTTTGGGTATCTCGTTCGAAAACGACTCGGCCATGTCCCGGCTCCCAATATTGGCGATGCACTGCAGCGCCAGGTTCACATGCACCGGATTCCTCGACTGCAAATCATTCTTGATCGACTGGATGATGAGGCGGATCAAGTCGCTGTTTGTGTTGACCAGCACCGAAATGAATAGGTATCCCTGAAAAGGAGAAAAGAATTATTGAATGTCTTCAAGAGATCCTCTGGGTGTCCACTTACGATCTGCTTTTCTGAGTATTTGTTGGAGGACAGCAGATTGACCGCCTCCATGTGGCCAAAGTCAATGTCATGGCCAAGGAGAAAGATGAATAGCAGCTTGCAAACATATTTCTTCTTCTGGTAGCCATCCAGGGTTTTGTCTCCTTTAAATTTGCTCCGTATATTGGCCAACTCCTTGTTTATGCGTTTGACCTCCGCTTCTTTGCTTTTACCTGTAAACGGCAGAAAAGGTAAATGGGTCAAGGTCATAAAAGGAGAATTTCAGACGCAGTAGCGGAAGGCCAGCTTTCTTTTCCCCGTCAGTAGACATATGATCGATTAATGGAGAGTGATGTGTATGACTCTCACTCTAAAAAGGTCTCTTttcctctctctgtgtgtctcTTTGTGGTCACATAGGCGCCAATTAGTACCAGTCACCAAAAGTGGAGACTCTTGGAGACCCTATGCTGTGGAGAGAGGAAACCAGTAACGGCAGCATGACTATAATGCGGACAGAGTTACGAATACGATACGTTACGCggagcaaacaacaacaattgtCGTCGGGTACTCTCTCATACACAATAAAATATGCTATGcatacacacaaacacatatgtatgtacgtgtGTCGAGTGTGATGCTCCTCTCAGTAATTGATCAAGAAATGGCGCTGATTCCGCCCCTATGAATGAATTTGGATAAGAAAAGCTGGTTCTGCTCTGCTCACtgataaattaaatttaaatgcaaGCAATTTACTGGAgagttattttatttttgtgttaCTTACAGTTTCTTATATCCGATATAAACACTGCCAGGCCTCTCATGCCATCCCCCCGCACCGGCGCCATTGTAGTTAGCTTGTTAATTTTCGCTGGTTTTATGCAAACTGGGGGGCGCAAGAAATATCTGCCTGGGAGGCGGCCGAGTCTCGAGACGCTCTTATCGGCTCGAACTCgacgacaacaacagcaaaagcgACGGCGACGGAGTGGGGTattttatttgattgcaaGCAAAATAGCCGCTTATTTCGCTTAGTGTAGCTCCGCCGTTCTGTAGAAATTCTCTTTCAGACCTGTTGGAGAGTCACATATTAGGGGCTGATCAGTGGGGGGAAATAGAGAAATAAAAGAATCGCTTGCAAATGAACCCTGACATTTGGGGGCTTTCCGCGAgtggggagagggagagagaacgATGCCGCTGTCGATGCCGCCCCCGCGCACTTTTGGCAAGCACTCTTGCAACTTTGGCACtgccacaacagcagcaacacaactgataaagattcagattcagagcTTCAccaacaacgacgacgacgatgacctCGGGACCGCACTTTTATCGCCTGCACTCCCGAACGTTTGCGTTTGCATTTATTTGGGGGACCGCAACCGCTAACACGACCGCGACCACCGGATCCACCGGCTTCTGGCTTCTAGCTTCTGATCCGTTTTGGGGTCTTTGTTGCTGCCTTTGTGCACTCGTTCGCTTTCACGTCACGTCACtttatatttttttcttcGCGAGATGACGAAGTCATTTTATTGGCACAAACCGAAACAAACATTAATGGGCGTATGTGTTTTTCCATGGGGCTTTGGGTTCGACTTGCGGCTGCTTACTTTTTATGCTTAAATAGTACACACGATCCCGATGAGAGGCGACCCGCAGTGAAAAATGGTTGGTGGTTTGGCTCGGCTGGCGTTGGTTGTGCTGGAATTTTGTATTAGTTGCTCCGTTTGCGGCTTGGGCTCTCTCAGGGCTTCGTTTTTTCAGGGTGTTGGCTGCGGAATGTTTGTGGCGAGTACTCGTTTTATGTAACTCCACCTGGTTGGCGATTTACTTTGATATTTGCTGCTTTTTTGTTGTAAACTATTGCCAAATGCACAGCAATTCACTAAAACGAAAATTTCTATTGatttttcttctctctctgCCTAGGACTAGAGCCACCTAGCAGGCGCAAGTGTCCAAAATAGTGTGGCGAAACGCCTAAACCATCGGAATATGCCAGggctgcaaaaaaaaaatgcaaggTGCAAGTCGTCGTGACGTCACACATTCAAATGTTAATTATTTTGTTTAAGCGTTTCTAGAAATTTCGTTGGCAATTAAATTAAGGATACTTAATTGTGCTGTGAATAAATCTTGACATCTTCTTACATGCACGCACCTGAGAAAAACACTTGCGTATTTGCTGTATCGCAGCGCTACACTTCTGACGTCATGTGTGAAGTGAAGAAAAAGCCGCACCGAGTCACCTCACGCGCGTGACCGTATGCCTGAACTCCGCCATTTTTTTGCGCGTTTCAGGGCTGCGATGCGTAGTTTTTATTTGagaaaaaaatatgtaaaatgCTCTTGCGTTTCAAAGTGAATCGGGAATTTTAGAAAACAGGCCGGATCCACCGAAACTAGAAGCCACATAGCGACGTCACAACATCAAGCAGCCCCCATCCGATTTCTGGAGAGGAGCAAAGAACGCGTGCTAAATGCAGACGCATGTGTTACGCAGTGCCGTGTTATCTCCCTCGTcattgccgccgccgccacaaTAATTGGACGTTGTCCACAGAGTGCTCCTAGGACCTGAAGTGCATAAAAAAGAAACTGGAAGAGTGCGCCCCTGGTAGCCATGAGTTTTTCCAGCGACGAGGTAAACTTCCTTGTTTACCGATATCTGCAGGAGTCGGGTGAGTCTGGGATGGATTACCCCTCGCACACCATTGCCATCGTTTAGTCATTGCTGATTCTTTGTGTTGTAGGCTTTCTGCACTCCTCCTACGTGTTTGGCATTGAGTCGCACATCTCGCAGAGCAATATCAACGGAGCCCTGGTGCCGCCGGCCGCCCTGCTAACCATCTTACAGAAGGGTCTCCTCTACACAGAGGTGGAGTGGAGCGTCGGCGAAGACGGCGAGGTGGCGCGCCCCATTGAGGGCCTATCCCTGATCGATGCTGTGATGCCGGAAGTGAAGCCGCCCAAGCCGGTGGTGAAAACGGAGCCTTGCAAACCAGGCGTGGACTCCACTGCGCCGACAGCCACAAATGCCAACAGCAGTGTGAAGGCCGAGATTAAGGTGGAGCCGGGTACGGTCAATGCGGGGGCCACAAAGTCATCCAGCAGCACCACAGGCACCACCACGCCAACAGAGTCCACCAACGAGGTGGACTCCAGTGGGAGTGCTACAGCCACTGCCATTAACGCTGCCAGCGGGGCAAGCAACGGCAATGGTACCCAGGCAGCCACTGCCGGCTCCACCAACGCCACAGCCCCAGCTGCAGGCGATTCCTCCGCAACAGCCGCCAGCGGAGCCAACAAAAAGGCCAACTCCAGTGAGCCCGGCAGTTCGACGGCGGTCAACAATACGGGCAATGCAAATGCAACGAGTACAGACGACGCCGCCTCATCCACATCCAccaacggcaacagcaacacctCCAGCAGTGCCGAGCAACCGTCAAGCGGCGCCGCTCCGGTCGGAGCCGCTGTCTCGACTTCCAATCCCGATACAGCTGCAGCCGCCGGAGGAACCGCCGCCGCGGGGGCCAAAACATCCACTGCGGCCGTCACAATACGAGTGGGAACCCAGCCCAACAATGTTGCGGCGGGCACAGCCACAGCTCAGAGCTCAGCTCCCAGCGGGACCATCTCCTCCTCCACGGGAGGCACCCCTGCCCCCGTCGAGGCCATGGAGATTGACCAGAGCATCGAGATACCCGAGTCCAAGGCCCGCGTGCTGCGTGGCCACGAGAGCGAGGTGTTCATCTGTGCCTGGAATCCCAGTCGGGACCTTCTGGCCAGTGGCTCTGGCGACAGTACTGCACGCATCTGGGACATGTCCGATGCAAACACCAATTCCAATCAGCTGGTGCTGAGGCACTGCATCCAGAAGGGCGGAGCAGAGGTGCCCAGCAACAAAGATGTCACATCCCTGGACTGGAATGTAAGTAGACGTCTCAGTAGTCGATATCCCAGAATTAAAATACATTTTCCTTCCAGTGCGATGGGTCGCTGCTGGCCACGGGAAGCTACGATGGCTATGCGCGCATCTGGAAAACAGATGGCCGCTTGGCCTCGACTCTGGGTCAGCACAAGGGACCGATTTTCGCTCTCAAGTGGAACAAATGCGGCAACTACATTCTCTCCGCCGGAGTGGACAAAACAACAATCATTTGGGACGCTTCCACGGGCCAGTGCACGCAACAATTCGCCTTCCATAGTGCCCCTGCCCTGGACGTCGACTGGCAGACGAATCAGGCTTTTGCGTCGTGCAGTACGGATCAACGGATACACGTGTGTCGGCTTGGCGTGAACGAGCCGATAAAGACTTTCCGGGGCCACACCAACGAGGTGAACGCAATCAAGTGGTGTCCGCAGGGCCAGCTACTGGCCTCCTGTTCAGACGACATGACACTGAAGATCTGGAGCATGAATCGGGATCGTTGCTGTCACGACCTGCAGGCGCATTCCAAGGAGATCTACACGATAAAGTGGTCTCCCACGGGGCCGGGGACGAACAATCCGAATACGAATCTTATTCTCGCCTCGGCCTCCTTCGACTCCACTGTGCGGCTGTGGGACGTGGAGCGGGGTAGCTGCATCCACACGCTCACCAAGCACACGGAGCCCGTCTACTCGGTGGCCTTCAGTCCCGACGGCAAACACCTTGCCTCGGGCAGCTTCGACAAGTGCGTGCACATATGGAGCACGCAAACCGGGCAGCTGGTCCACAGCTACAAGGGAACCGGCGGCATCTTCGAGGTCTGCTGGAACTCCAAGGGCACCAAGGTGGGCGCCAGTGCCTCCGACGGCAGTGTGTTCGTTCTCGACCTGCGGAAGTTCTGATCCTCGGCTCCCAATGGCGTTGTGGACACACCATCAGCGCCAGCCCGCGTCCAGGAGATCCTGAGTTTTGTCTATTAAAGAACGCTTCGATTTAAactgtacacacacacacaccttcAACTCGATCTGTTACCCGCCACTGTTTCTCGGAATCTCGATTCTTGGATGGACTCTCTTGTTCCCATGAAGCAATATCCATTTCATTCGTACCTTCAGAGATGACCAAGAGATTGAGATAGATCCACCCGCCCGCGCCCCCTCCCCTATGCTTTTGTCCCATCTCTTTCGTACGCTTAGTCCCGAGTCACATAAACGACAAGCTGCGCTCCCCCGTCGACGCTTCTGGGTGTGACACCTTTTGTTGCGGCGTTCGCGCGGGGAGAGCGCTCTCTGCTCGTTTCTTTTTAATCTTAATTGTAAGCTCTATGTTTCTAAGATTATCACTTTTATACAGAAATCGTTTAGTATAACTTATGCATTTTGTTATTGTATCGATCGATCGATGAACGGATGTGCGATGATGAGAGACGACGGTCCTTAACGATCCCTCCCCTCCCCAATTCTACCACTTCTACAGTCTCTCCTCCTAACTTCATGCTGCCCTTTTACACTTAAGACCTAAtcatacgagtacgagtatttccCCCGCCCCACACCCAACATGTAGTTACTCATCCGATCGGATGGATGGCTGAACAGACAAGACAGGTGATGGAGAGATCTGACCGATTCACGCATACATTCAGAACAGTGTAACTGCATCCCAAACCCCCCGTAGCCTGTAAGCACGAACGTAAGCCTAAGATTTATAAAGAAGATTGGCGAAAAACAAAAGATTCATTAAAGCTAAAGCTATATTTAACATTTATCTTAGACTAAAATTCAAAAACATTTGACAAGTGACGTTGCTTGAAGAAGCGGCATTCCTCGCGTATGACCTCTCCGTCTTTATTGGTGCCTTTAAAGAACTTTGTGAGCTTGGTGCCCGCGTACTTGGGCTTCTCCGAGTCGGGCTCATCGAACTCCATGTCGTAGGCCTTGTTCGCCAGAGCATTCTCCGCCGTCGACCAGCTAAAGCGCACCAGCCGGGGGAAGCCAAACACCAGATCAATGTGTTCGGTGAGAAACCGTTTCGTGACCGGATCCCCGGGATAGCCGCTGCCAAAGGCATTGTCCTTGATGACCAGACCCTCTGGGAACCGCCACACCTTGAGGGCGTGATCGCGGGTAACTTTGGCACAGATACTGGCCGCCGAGACAATGGGATAGGTGGAATCAGCCTTCTTGGCCACAGTGATCTTGAAGTTGGGGAAGCGTCGCAACAGCTTTTCCTGGTACTTCTCCGGCGGTCCGACCGTATCCACATAGACCTCGGCTATGTTCACGCCCGCATCGATGGCCTGCTGGATCAGACCCATGGCCGATTCCATGGACACCTCGTTTAGTGAGCACTTGGCTCGCCGGTACATGCTCGTGCTGATGACGTTGGGCGAGATGATCTCTACGGCCCAGCCCACGCAGCTGTTAGCATACTCCAGCGTGTTCAGCTCATTGAAGATCACGTCCCGCTTCTCCTCCGTCAGTTGTTTGGAGTCCGCACATCCGAGATCAATCAGCGCCTGCTTGCTCTCCAGCGGGCAGTAGGAGATGCCGTAGACCATGGGACCCAGCACGGGTCCTCTGCCCGCCTCGTCGACGCCCAGCATGCAGGGCTTATCCTTGCACACGGCCGGCACATCGCTGAGGTACACCGTATTCTGGCTGTTCTCCCGCGATGCGATGAAGGGACCCAGAGACTTTAACGAAGTGATTTTGCCTATGTCCTTCTTGTCCTCATCATCGCATGGATCGCCTTCGGCTATAGTTTTATTTTCCTCCTTGATTTTTATATCTTCCATTCTACGcgcctttttgttttttttttcggtctAGTGTTGTAAATAATGTTGTTTAATTTTGGACAACGATAAATTCATATCACACAATAATACCGATATTTGTTTTGCAACCAAAACTGTGCATCGATAAGTACAATAAAAGGTAGCGAGTAAACAATAACGACGTGAAACAACAGAAAAATAGTGTCAGCTGGTAAATGGTAGGGTTATATAAAGAGGTAAAGATGTATCAATATTCTTCCAAAAATATC
The sequence above is a segment of the Drosophila miranda strain MSH22 chromosome 4, D.miranda_PacBio2.1, whole genome shotgun sequence genome. Coding sequences within it:
- the LOC108161815 gene encoding AP-2 complex subunit alpha — protein: MAPVRGDGMRGLAVFISDIRNCKSKEAEVKRINKELANIRSKFKGDKTLDGYQKKKYVCKLLFIFLLGHDIDFGHMEAVNLLSSNKYSEKQIGYLFISVLVNTNSDLIRLIIQSIKNDLQSRNPVHVNLALQCIANIGSRDMAESFSNEIPKLLVSGDTMDVVKQSAALCLLRLFRSSPDIIPGGEWTSRIIHLLNDQHMGVVTAATSLIDALVKCNPDEYKGCVNLAVSRLSRIVTASYTDLQDYTYYFVPAPWLSVKLLRLLQNYNPVTEEAGVRARLNETLETILNKAQEPPKSKKVQHSNAKNAVLFEAINLIIHSDSEPNLLVRACNQLGQFLSNRETNLRYLALESMCHLATSEFSHEEVKKHQEVVILSMKMEKDVSVRQMAVDLLYAMCDRGNAEEIVQEMLNYLETADYSIREEMVLKVAILAEKYATDYTWYVDVILNLIRIAGDYVSEEVWYRVIQIVINREEVQGYAAKTVFEALQAPACHENMVKVGGYILGEFGNLIAGDSRSAPLVQFKLLHSKYHLCSPMTRALLLSTYIKFINLFPEIRTNIQDVFRQHSNLRSADAELQQRASEYLQLSIVASTDVLATVLEEMPSFPERESSILAVLKKKKPGRVPENEIRESKSPAPTSGPGSVLQNNVHVNNSHSKLNNSNANTDLLGLSTPPANNVGSNSNSTLIDVLGDIYGSNNNSSAVYNTKKFLFKNNGVLFENEMLQIGVKSEFRQNLGRLGLFYGNKTQVPLSNFNPVLQWSAEETLKLNVQMKAVEPTLEAGAQIQQLLTAECIEDYADAPTIEISFRYNGTQQKFSIKLPLSVNKFFEPTEMNAESFFARWKNLSGEQQRSQKVFKAAQPLDLPGARNKLMGFGMQLLDSVDPNPDNMVCAGIIHTQSQQVGCLMRLEPNKQAQMFRLTVRASKETVTREICDLLADQF
- the LOC108161816 gene encoding F-box-like/WD repeat-containing protein ebi, encoding MSFSSDEVNFLVYRYLQESGFLHSSYVFGIESHISQSNINGALVPPAALLTILQKGLLYTEVEWSVGEDGEVARPIEGLSLIDAVMPEVKPPKPVVKTEPCKPGVDSTAPTATNANSSVKAEIKVEPGTVNAGATKSSSSTTGTTTPTESTNEVDSSGSATATAINAASGASNGNGTQAATAGSTNATAPAAGDSSATAASGANKKANSSEPGSSTAVNNTGNANATSTDDAASSTSTNGNSNTSSSAEQPSSGAAPVGAAVSTSNPDTAAAAGGTAAAGAKTSTAAVTIRVGTQPNNVAAGTATAQSSAPSGTISSSTGGTPAPVEAMEIDQSIEIPESKARVLRGHESEVFICAWNPSRDLLASGSGDSTARIWDMSDANTNSNQLVLRHCIQKGGAEVPSNKDVTSLDWNCDGSLLATGSYDGYARIWKTDGRLASTLGQHKGPIFALKWNKCGNYILSAGVDKTTIIWDASTGQCTQQFAFHSAPALDVDWQTNQAFASCSTDQRIHVCRLGVNEPIKTFRGHTNEVNAIKWCPQGQLLASCSDDMTLKIWSMNRDRCCHDLQAHSKEIYTIKWSPTGPGTNNPNTNLILASASFDSTVRLWDVERGSCIHTLTKHTEPVYSVAFSPDGKHLASGSFDKCVHIWSTQTGQLVHSYKGTGGIFEVCWNSKGTKVGASASDGSVFVLDLRKF
- the LOC108161818 gene encoding ribonuclease H2 subunit A; the encoded protein is MEDIKIKEENKTIAEGDPCDDEDKKDIGKITSLKSLGPFIASRENSQNTVYLSDVPAVCKDKPCMLGVDEAGRGPVLGPMVYGISYCPLESKQALIDLGCADSKQLTEEKRDVIFNELNTLEYANSCVGWAVEIISPNVISTSMYRRAKCSLNEVSMESAMGLIQQAIDAGVNIAEVYVDTVGPPEKYQEKLLRRFPNFKITVAKKADSTYPIVSAASICAKVTRDHALKVWRFPEGLVIKDNAFGSGYPGDPVTKRFLTEHIDLVFGFPRLVRFSWSTAENALANKAYDMEFDEPDSEKPKYAGTKLTKFFKGTNKDGEVIREECRFFKQRHLSNVFEF